A region from the Manihot esculenta cultivar AM560-2 chromosome 13, M.esculenta_v8, whole genome shotgun sequence genome encodes:
- the LOC110629370 gene encoding probable xyloglucan endotransglucosylase/hydrolase protein 6: protein MALCLSLRSVAFFFLFFSFLSFSLPVSARPATFLQDFKVTWSESHIRQIDGGRAIQLVLDQSSGCGFASKMQYLFGRVSMKIKLVPGDSAGTVTAFYMNSNTDNIRDELDFEFLGNRTGQPYTVQTNIYAHGKGDREQRINLWFDPSADFHSYTILWNHHHIVFYVDDVPIRVYKNNEAKGIPYPKFQSMGVYSTLWEADDWATRGGLEKIDWSKAPFYAYYKDFDIEGCPVPGPANCAANPSNWWEGTTYQSLNAVEARKYRWVRINHMIYDYCTDKSRYPVAPPECMAGV, encoded by the exons ATGGCCTTGTGTCTCTCCTTAAGAAGCGttgctttcttctttcttttcttttcttttctctcattttctctccctgtctctgctagacctgcaaCTTTTCTTCAGGATTTTAAAGTCACCTGGTCTGAGTCACATATCAGGCAAATCGATGGAGGGAGAGCTATCCAACTCGTTCTTGACCAAAGCTCAG GATGTGGGTTTGCATCCAAGATGCAGTACTTGTTTGGTCGTGTAAGCATGAAGATCAAGCTCGTCCCTGGAGACTCTGCAGGAACTGTCACTGccttttat ATGAATTCGAACACCGACAACATAAGAGACGAACTGGACTTTGAATTCTTGGGGAATAGGACAGGACAGCCATACACTGTCCAAACAAATATCTATGCTCATGGAAAAGGTGATAGAGAACAAAGAATTAACTTGTGGTTTGACCCTTCTGCAGACTTCCACTCTTACACCATCCTCTGGAACCATCACCATATTGT GTTTTATGTAGATGATGTGCCAATTAGGGTTTACAAGAATAATGAAGCCAAAGGAATCCCATATCCAAAGTTCCAGTCAATGGGAGTCTACTCAACATTATGGGAAGCTGATGACTGGGCAACAAGAGGTGGCCTGGAAAAAATTGACTGGAGCAAAGCTCCTTTCTATGCATACTACAAGGACTTTGACATTGAAGGATGCCCAGTTCCAGGACCAGCAAATTGTGCAGCAAACCCTAGTAATTGGTGGGAGGGTACTACTTATCAATCCCTCAACGCTGTAGAAGCTAGGAAATATCGGTGGGTTCGAATCAACCACATGATTTACGACTACTGCACCGACAAGTCTCGATACCCAGTTGCCCCACCGGAGTGCATGGCCGGGGTCTGA
- the LOC110629572 gene encoding E3 ubiquitin-protein ligase FANCL isoform X2: protein MEFAEENRSRELAASSSFYRSVYSEIEEIGWEHLVNLAGDLKFISFRIVARDKKGRVHILEVQLDKTYPKCPPSVSADVPYIFNVEWSMNSRLKDLVQQFQEHLEKLQEFWATLDDIDNSLCVVNLKQTSRAVSFRQMDIGNDCFIMLSINSKNPKALPECRFLGSGPIVNSLRKLWKRNSKQWMKDKTILENLTSILETQLPKPPDVQKNNQQVECGICYAQYLPTDDELGPRSGTGTDYTCDNSHCNRAFHSVCLGDWLRSITTTRQASCGQDQQHKEVNLGLHWNHVKYF, encoded by the exons ATG GAATTTGCTGAAGAGAACAGGAGCAGAGAGCTAGCAGCTTCGTCTTCATTTTACCGCTCCGTGTACTCAGAG ATAGAAGAAATTGGATGGGAGCATCTGGTGAATTTGGCTGGAGACCTAAAGTTTATTAGCTTTCGCATTGT TGCCAGAGATAAGAAGGGACGAGTGCATATTCTCGAAGTTCAGTTGGATAAAACCTATCCAAAATGTCCACCTTCAGTTTCTGCA GATGTACCATATATATTCAATGTTGAATGGTCAATGAACTCAagattgaaagatttggtgcaGCAGTTCCAGGAA CATTTAGAGAAGCTTCAGGAATTTTGGGCTACCTTGGATGATATTGATAATTCTCTTTGCGTAGTTAATCTGAAACAGACATCCCGAGCCGTGTCATTTCGTCAAATGGATATAG GAAATGACTGTTTCATAATGCTTTCTATAAATTCCAAAAATCCTAAAGCTTTACCAGA GTGTCGGTTTTTGGGTTCAGGTCCAATTGTGAACTCTTTGAGAAAGTTATGGAAAAGAAATAGCAAGCAATG GATGAAGGACAAAACAATTCTAGAAAATCTTACATCCATCCTGGAGACCCAATTACCAAAGCCTCCAGATGTCCAGAAGAATAATCAACAAGTTGAATGTGGAATTTGTTATGCTCAATATCTCCCAACTG ATGATGAGCTTGGACCCAGGAGTGGGACTGGAACTGACTATACTTGTGATAATAGCCATTGCAACAGGGCATTTCATAGTGTTTGTCTTGGGGACTGGTTGCGCTCTATAACAACAACGAGGCA AGCCAGTTGCGGTCAAGATCAGCAACACAAAGAAGTAAATCTAGGTCTTCACTGGAATCATGTCAAGTATTTCTAG
- the LOC110629572 gene encoding E3 ubiquitin-protein ligase FANCL isoform X1: protein MEFAEENRSRELAASSSFYRSVYSEIEEIGWEHLVNLAGDLKFISFRIVARDKKGRVHILEVQLDKTYPKCPPSVSADVPYIFNVEWSMNSRLKDLVQQFQEHLEKLQEFWATLDDIDNSLCVVNLKQTSRAVSFRQMDIGNDCFIMLSINSKNPKALPECRFLGSGPIVNSLRKLWKRNSKQWMKDKTILENLTSILETQLPKPPDVQKNNQQVECGICYAQYLPTDDELGPRSGTGTDYTCDNSHCNRAFHSVCLGDWLRSITTTRQSFNVLFGNCPYCSEPVAVKISNTKK, encoded by the exons ATG GAATTTGCTGAAGAGAACAGGAGCAGAGAGCTAGCAGCTTCGTCTTCATTTTACCGCTCCGTGTACTCAGAG ATAGAAGAAATTGGATGGGAGCATCTGGTGAATTTGGCTGGAGACCTAAAGTTTATTAGCTTTCGCATTGT TGCCAGAGATAAGAAGGGACGAGTGCATATTCTCGAAGTTCAGTTGGATAAAACCTATCCAAAATGTCCACCTTCAGTTTCTGCA GATGTACCATATATATTCAATGTTGAATGGTCAATGAACTCAagattgaaagatttggtgcaGCAGTTCCAGGAA CATTTAGAGAAGCTTCAGGAATTTTGGGCTACCTTGGATGATATTGATAATTCTCTTTGCGTAGTTAATCTGAAACAGACATCCCGAGCCGTGTCATTTCGTCAAATGGATATAG GAAATGACTGTTTCATAATGCTTTCTATAAATTCCAAAAATCCTAAAGCTTTACCAGA GTGTCGGTTTTTGGGTTCAGGTCCAATTGTGAACTCTTTGAGAAAGTTATGGAAAAGAAATAGCAAGCAATG GATGAAGGACAAAACAATTCTAGAAAATCTTACATCCATCCTGGAGACCCAATTACCAAAGCCTCCAGATGTCCAGAAGAATAATCAACAAGTTGAATGTGGAATTTGTTATGCTCAATATCTCCCAACTG ATGATGAGCTTGGACCCAGGAGTGGGACTGGAACTGACTATACTTGTGATAATAGCCATTGCAACAGGGCATTTCATAGTGTTTGTCTTGGGGACTGGTTGCGCTCTATAACAACAACGAGGCA ATCATTTAATGTCCTGTTTGGGAATTGTCCCTACTGTTCAGAGCCAGTTGCGGTCAAGATCAGCAACACAAAGAAGTAA
- the LOC110629572 gene encoding E3 ubiquitin-protein ligase FANCL isoform X3 — MEFAEENRSRELAASSSFYRSVYSEIEEIGWEHLVNLAGDLKFISFRIVDKKGRVHILEVQLDKTYPKCPPSVSADVPYIFNVEWSMNSRLKDLVQQFQEHLEKLQEFWATLDDIDNSLCVVNLKQTSRAVSFRQMDIGNDCFIMLSINSKNPKALPECRFLGSGPIVNSLRKLWKRNSKQWMKDKTILENLTSILETQLPKPPDVQKNNQQVECGICYAQYLPTDDELGPRSGTGTDYTCDNSHCNRAFHSVCLGDWLRSITTTRQSFNVLFGNCPYCSEPVAVKISNTKK, encoded by the exons ATG GAATTTGCTGAAGAGAACAGGAGCAGAGAGCTAGCAGCTTCGTCTTCATTTTACCGCTCCGTGTACTCAGAG ATAGAAGAAATTGGATGGGAGCATCTGGTGAATTTGGCTGGAGACCTAAAGTTTATTAGCTTTCGCATTGT AGATAAGAAGGGACGAGTGCATATTCTCGAAGTTCAGTTGGATAAAACCTATCCAAAATGTCCACCTTCAGTTTCTGCA GATGTACCATATATATTCAATGTTGAATGGTCAATGAACTCAagattgaaagatttggtgcaGCAGTTCCAGGAA CATTTAGAGAAGCTTCAGGAATTTTGGGCTACCTTGGATGATATTGATAATTCTCTTTGCGTAGTTAATCTGAAACAGACATCCCGAGCCGTGTCATTTCGTCAAATGGATATAG GAAATGACTGTTTCATAATGCTTTCTATAAATTCCAAAAATCCTAAAGCTTTACCAGA GTGTCGGTTTTTGGGTTCAGGTCCAATTGTGAACTCTTTGAGAAAGTTATGGAAAAGAAATAGCAAGCAATG GATGAAGGACAAAACAATTCTAGAAAATCTTACATCCATCCTGGAGACCCAATTACCAAAGCCTCCAGATGTCCAGAAGAATAATCAACAAGTTGAATGTGGAATTTGTTATGCTCAATATCTCCCAACTG ATGATGAGCTTGGACCCAGGAGTGGGACTGGAACTGACTATACTTGTGATAATAGCCATTGCAACAGGGCATTTCATAGTGTTTGTCTTGGGGACTGGTTGCGCTCTATAACAACAACGAGGCA ATCATTTAATGTCCTGTTTGGGAATTGTCCCTACTGTTCAGAGCCAGTTGCGGTCAAGATCAGCAACACAAAGAAGTAA
- the LOC110629573 gene encoding uncharacterized protein LOC110629573, whose protein sequence is METKKKLFTRRGLSLMFLILWLMVISPTVACPLASTAGSGCKECIVDQMKHGCPSCAPILRCMARCLWGGGSRSKCVKKCDCDGAMLRLSDCKKCMARCKCSCVAYRY, encoded by the coding sequence ATGGAAACGAAGAAGAAGCTGTTTACAAGACGTGGTTTATCACTCATGTTTCTCATATTGTGGTTGATGGTCATTTCTCCAACGGTGGCCTGCCCGTTGGCGTCGACTGCCGGCAGCGGATGCAAGGAGTGCATAGTTGATCAGATGAAGCATGGGTGTCCATCATGTGCTCCGATCCTACGGTGCATGGCACGGTGCTTGTGGGGTGGTGGCTCAAGGTCCAAATGTGTTAAGAAATGCGACTGCGATGGTGCTATGTTAAGACTTTCCGACTGCAAGAAATGCATGGCTCGATGCAAATGTAGCTGTGTGGCATATAGATATTGA